From a single Vibrio sp. BS-M-Sm-2 genomic region:
- a CDS encoding DMT family transporter, protein MSFIKLIILAAIWGGSFLFMRIAASPLGPAVLIEARVLCAAVTLLLVSFYLRRKLSFNTHSKHFFILGLFNTALPFLCFAYAAQTLNASTLAILNSTAPIWAAIIGAIWTQTALERKVILGLGIGVTGVCVLVGWDAMNIGQEAVVPIFAAVLAAFSYGIASNYTKTAPKVEAFNNAHGSMWAAVLIVLPFVFFIPMREAPDLTIATSVILLGAVCTGLAYLLYFNLINELGAPSALSVTFLIPVFGILWGNLFLDEAIGINTIVGSILVITGTMLVTGMSPMKMLKAARQKRAQ, encoded by the coding sequence GTGAGCTTTATAAAACTAATTATCCTCGCTGCGATATGGGGCGGTTCATTTCTTTTCATGAGAATCGCAGCTAGCCCTTTGGGCCCAGCTGTCCTAATTGAAGCCCGAGTTCTGTGCGCAGCAGTCACTCTACTTTTGGTTTCTTTTTATCTGAGAAGGAAGCTCTCTTTTAATACTCATTCGAAACACTTTTTCATTCTTGGCTTGTTTAACACCGCGCTTCCTTTTTTGTGTTTCGCTTATGCAGCTCAAACTTTGAATGCTTCAACCCTTGCGATTTTGAACTCTACGGCACCGATATGGGCGGCAATCATTGGTGCGATATGGACCCAAACGGCACTTGAAAGAAAGGTAATACTCGGGTTAGGTATCGGTGTCACGGGTGTATGTGTATTAGTCGGTTGGGATGCGATGAACATCGGCCAAGAAGCGGTTGTTCCTATTTTTGCTGCGGTTTTGGCTGCATTTAGCTACGGTATCGCCTCTAACTACACCAAGACAGCACCCAAGGTTGAAGCGTTCAATAATGCCCACGGCAGCATGTGGGCGGCAGTATTAATCGTATTGCCGTTTGTGTTCTTTATTCCGATGAGAGAAGCACCCGATCTCACGATCGCCACATCGGTCATCTTGCTCGGCGCGGTTTGTACTGGTTTAGCCTACCTGCTTTATTTCAACCTCATTAATGAACTTGGTGCGCCTTCAGCACTATCGGTGACCTTCTTGATTCCAGTGTTTGGTATTCTTTGGGGGAACTTATTCTTAGATGAAGCGATTGGCATTAATACCATTGTCGGATCTATTCTAGTTATCACTGGCACCATGTTAGTGACAGGAATGTCGCCAATGAAAATGCTCAAAGCCGCTCGTCAAAAACGCGCGCAATAA
- a CDS encoding VOC family protein yields MKIEHIAIWTKQLEVLKRFYEDYFGATSNSKYHNPTKGFSSYFLSFDTGSRLEIMEMDSVPESKDDLYDQFTGFIHMAISLGSEQAVDELTKRLIEDGYERLDGPRRTGDGYYESCVLDPDGNRLELTV; encoded by the coding sequence ATGAAGATTGAACACATCGCAATTTGGACCAAACAACTCGAAGTGTTGAAACGATTTTATGAAGACTATTTCGGCGCGACATCGAACTCAAAATACCATAACCCAACTAAAGGTTTCTCTTCATACTTCCTCTCTTTCGACACAGGAAGTCGTCTAGAGATCATGGAAATGGACTCGGTTCCTGAATCGAAAGATGACCTCTATGATCAGTTTACCGGCTTCATCCATATGGCAATTTCTCTAGGATCAGAGCAAGCGGTGGATGAACTCACTAAACGTTTGATTGAAGATGGTTATGAACGCTTAGATGGCCCAAGAAGAACTGGAGATGGCTATTATGAGAGCTGTGTACTCGATCCTGATGGTAATCGATTGGAACTTACCGTTTAA
- a CDS encoding EamA family transporter gives MEWQWPTGSEFLLLILVGVISSIGQWFGVAAYKWGEANVVSNVEYSQMIYSMILGYLLFAELPNTLALIGAAVIVFSAVMPFVIKLKKGL, from the coding sequence ATTGAGTGGCAATGGCCAACAGGTTCTGAATTTCTGTTGTTGATATTGGTGGGTGTGATCTCGTCCATCGGCCAATGGTTTGGCGTGGCAGCCTACAAATGGGGAGAAGCTAACGTGGTATCTAATGTTGAATATTCGCAGATGATCTACTCAATGATTCTTGGTTACTTGTTATTCGCTGAATTACCAAACACCTTAGCGTTGATTGGCGCAGCGGTGATCGTTTTCAGTGCTGTTATGCCTTTTGTAATCAAGCTTAAGAAAGGCCTGTAA